The Sporosarcina ureae genome includes a region encoding these proteins:
- a CDS encoding YneB family resolvase-like protein translates to MTEKKCVIYCRVSTEKETQEQSIVRQQEELEKLATELSYECVGVYTDRQSGYDMDREGLLSMLDQIQNDTVDAVFIQDETRLGRGNARVAILHVIAKSEATVITNHSNGTIELNEMDSMLLEILAIVEEYQRKLHNAKIRRGMKRAVDRGFDPSKNLRNIDQGPGRERLELPIEEIVSLRNKGLTYEEIATVLNGLGHSVSKATVHRRYKEFIAQEH, encoded by the coding sequence ATGACAGAAAAGAAATGTGTAATATACTGCCGTGTGAGTACAGAAAAAGAAACACAAGAACAATCTATTGTAAGACAGCAGGAAGAACTTGAAAAATTAGCTACTGAGCTATCTTATGAATGTGTGGGAGTCTATACTGATCGGCAAAGTGGATATGATATGGATCGTGAAGGTCTTCTATCCATGTTGGATCAAATCCAAAACGATACTGTGGATGCGGTATTCATTCAGGATGAAACGCGATTAGGACGTGGGAATGCTAGGGTTGCGATTTTGCATGTAATTGCTAAAAGTGAAGCGACTGTAATTACCAATCATTCAAATGGTACGATAGAACTGAATGAAATGGATTCAATGTTACTAGAAATTCTCGCAATCGTAGAAGAATATCAACGAAAACTACATAATGCAAAGATACGTAGAGGAATGAAGCGTGCTGTTGACAGAGGCTTTGATCCATCGAAAAACTTGCGAAATATTGACCAAGGGCCGGGACGTGAAAGACTAGAGCTTCCGATAGAAGAAATTGTCTCTCTTCGTAACAAAGGTCTCACATACGAAGAAATTGCAACCGTATTAAATGGGTTAGGTCATTCGGTTAGCAAAGCAACAGTTCATAGAAGATATAAAGAGTTTATCGCACAGGAACACTAA
- a CDS encoding DUF896 domain-containing protein: MLPEKKIKRINELANKKKTTGLSIEEAKEQTHLRKEYLETFRSSMRETIESVKVVDPEGNDVTPEKVKQARENQKPLN; encoded by the coding sequence ATGCTACCGGAAAAGAAAATAAAACGTATTAATGAATTGGCGAATAAAAAGAAAACAACAGGATTATCGATTGAGGAAGCAAAAGAACAGACACATCTAAGAAAGGAATACTTGGAAACATTCCGTTCAAGTATGCGTGAAACCATTGAATCAGTCAAAGTAGTAGATCCAGAAGGTAATGATGTAACACCTGAAAAAGTCAAACAGGCAAGAGAGAACCAAAAGCCGTTAAATTGA
- the tkt gene encoding transketolase has protein sequence MTEKIDQLAITTIRTLSIDAIEKANSGHPGLPMGAAPMAYTLWTQHLHHNPSNPQWFNRDRFVLSAGHGSMLLYSLLHLSGYGLTIEDIKNFRQWDSKTPGHPEYGHTVGVEATTGPLGQGIGMAVGMAMAEKHLAATYNKPGFDIVDHYTYALCGDGDLMEGVAAEAISMAGHLQLNKLIVLYDSNDISLDGDLDMSFSENIRKRFESYGWNYARVEDGNDTKSVSDAIEKAKGNTGGPTIIEVKTVIGYGSPNKSGKADAHGAPLGEDEMALTKEYYKWTFEEDFYVPEEVYDRFNSATDQLGVQSEQQWNELFASYENEHKELAAQFKQAIANELPGDLKEQMPVYEAGASVATRSASGESINALAKAIPALFGGSADLAGSNKTTIKNAEDFSAENYSGRNIWFGVREFAMGTALNGMTLHGGVKVFGGTFFVFSDYVRPAIRLSALMGLPVTYVFTHDSVAVGEDGPTHEPVEQLASLRAMPGLSIIRPADGNETSAAWHIAATSKDTPTVLVLSRQNLEVLPTSQELAMEYVPKGAYVVSPATKEQADGLLLASGSEVSLAVEAQKALKEQDIDVSVVSMPSWDLFEKQDQAYKDSVLPKNIKKRVAIEMGASLGWHKYTGDEGTVMAIDTFGASAPGDLVIEKYGFTVDNVVKEMTNLLNN, from the coding sequence ATGACCGAAAAAATCGATCAACTGGCAATAACGACAATCCGAACATTATCAATCGATGCGATTGAAAAAGCGAATTCTGGTCACCCGGGATTACCGATGGGTGCAGCACCGATGGCTTACACATTATGGACGCAACATTTACATCATAACCCATCAAACCCTCAATGGTTCAATCGTGACCGGTTCGTACTTTCAGCAGGACACGGCTCGATGTTACTCTACAGCTTGCTGCATCTAAGCGGCTACGGCTTGACAATTGAGGACATAAAGAATTTCAGACAATGGGATTCAAAAACCCCTGGACATCCAGAGTATGGACATACAGTAGGAGTTGAAGCGACGACAGGGCCGCTTGGACAAGGAATTGGTATGGCTGTAGGCATGGCAATGGCTGAAAAACATCTAGCCGCAACATATAACAAACCTGGTTTTGATATTGTCGATCACTACACTTATGCACTATGCGGAGACGGAGATTTGATGGAAGGTGTAGCGGCAGAGGCAATCTCTATGGCGGGTCACCTTCAATTAAATAAACTGATTGTGCTATATGATAGTAACGACATCTCTTTAGATGGCGATTTGGATATGTCATTCTCAGAAAATATTAGAAAGCGTTTTGAATCATATGGCTGGAACTATGCACGTGTAGAAGACGGCAATGATACAAAATCCGTTTCTGATGCAATTGAAAAAGCAAAAGGTAATACAGGCGGGCCGACAATCATTGAAGTGAAAACTGTGATCGGCTATGGTTCACCAAACAAGTCTGGTAAAGCAGATGCACACGGTGCACCATTAGGTGAAGATGAAATGGCTCTTACGAAAGAGTATTATAAGTGGACATTCGAAGAGGACTTCTATGTACCTGAAGAAGTCTATGACCGCTTTAATTCAGCGACTGATCAATTGGGTGTTCAATCAGAGCAACAATGGAATGAATTATTCGCAAGCTATGAAAATGAACATAAAGAATTGGCAGCACAGTTTAAACAAGCAATTGCAAATGAACTTCCAGGCGATTTAAAAGAACAAATGCCAGTTTATGAAGCAGGTGCTTCTGTTGCGACTCGTTCAGCATCTGGAGAATCAATCAATGCCCTTGCAAAAGCAATACCTGCTTTATTCGGTGGTAGTGCGGATCTTGCCGGTTCAAATAAGACGACGATTAAAAACGCGGAAGATTTTTCTGCCGAAAACTATTCGGGTCGTAATATCTGGTTTGGTGTGCGTGAATTCGCGATGGGTACTGCTCTTAACGGCATGACGCTTCACGGTGGAGTGAAAGTATTTGGCGGAACATTTTTCGTGTTTAGCGACTATGTACGTCCTGCTATCCGTCTGTCAGCATTAATGGGCTTGCCTGTAACATATGTCTTTACACATGATAGTGTGGCGGTTGGAGAAGATGGACCTACTCATGAACCTGTTGAACAATTGGCTTCATTACGTGCAATGCCTGGATTATCTATCATCCGTCCAGCAGATGGAAACGAAACATCTGCAGCATGGCATATAGCTGCCACTTCGAAAGACACGCCGACAGTCCTAGTGCTGTCTAGACAAAACCTTGAAGTATTACCGACATCACAAGAACTTGCGATGGAATATGTACCAAAAGGTGCGTATGTCGTATCACCTGCTACTAAAGAACAAGCGGACGGTTTACTGCTTGCAAGCGGTTCAGAGGTAAGTCTTGCGGTTGAAGCCCAGAAAGCACTTAAAGAACAGGATATTGACGTCAGTGTTGTTTCTATGCCTTCATGGGATTTGTTTGAGAAGCAGGATCAAGCATATAAAGATTCAGTACTTCCAAAGAACATCAAAAAGAGAGTAGCAATCGAGATGGGAGCTTCCCTCGGCTGGCATAAATACACAGGCGATGAAGGAACTGTCATGGCAATCGATACATTCGGTGCGAGTGCGCCTGGCGACTTAGTCATTGAAAAGTATGGTTTTACTGTAGACAATGTTGTAAAAGAAATGACAAATCTATTAAATAATTAA
- the sirA gene encoding sporulation inhibitor of replication protein SirA, which produces MRKYEIFKIKSAYQSFIMGRERLLFELLTVGPSTNYQEIEYLCDQLNQRELDSIIQNTLGKNFDELDSYHNEYRLTHLIKGEVFIKMGTHSIEVYCQGSRMLDLDLFVALSSSTDRFFAVMNEQEECGWLKPLKHSERMILENTMM; this is translated from the coding sequence ATGAGGAAGTATGAAATATTTAAGATTAAGTCAGCGTATCAATCCTTCATAATGGGGCGTGAACGTTTATTATTTGAGCTACTAACAGTAGGCCCTTCTACGAATTATCAAGAAATTGAATATTTATGTGATCAGTTGAATCAGAGGGAACTGGATAGCATCATTCAGAATACCCTAGGGAAAAATTTTGATGAACTGGATTCATATCATAATGAATATCGATTAACACACTTAATCAAGGGAGAGGTCTTCATTAAAATGGGTACACACAGTATAGAAGTGTACTGTCAAGGTTCACGAATGTTGGACTTAGATTTATTTGTAGCATTATCATCTTCTACAGATCGTTTTTTTGCAGTCATGAATGAACAGGAAGAATGCGGGTGGCTCAAACCACTTAAACACTCTGAGCGCATGATTCTAGAAAATACGATGATGTAA
- a CDS encoding YneF family protein translates to MTLWIAILLIVVALIGGVALGFFIARKYMMNYLKENPPINEQMLRMMMMQMGQKPSQKKINQMMAQMNKVQDKPAKKK, encoded by the coding sequence ATGACTTTATGGATAGCAATTTTATTGATCGTCGTCGCTTTGATCGGCGGAGTAGCACTCGGCTTTTTCATAGCACGTAAATATATGATGAATTATTTGAAGGAAAATCCGCCAATTAATGAGCAAATGTTACGTATGATGATGATGCAAATGGGACAGAAACCTTCTCAAAAGAAAATTAATCAAATGATGGCTCAGATGAACAAGGTTCAAGATAAGCCTGCTAAAAAAAAATAA
- a CDS encoding alpha/beta hydrolase, whose translation MKRRVMYIIGIVSSIITAFLTIFGILVTNRMMYLKIKDSEFILQREMIAKRFDHQWFETVRKDNIWIPSPNGYNLRAIFLRPLDTTRTVVICHGVTENKVNSIKYARLFERLGFNSVIFDHRRHGDSGGKTTSFGFYEKMDLKEVVTAVRKRVGKRALIGIHGESMGAATTLLYAGTYEDEADFYISDCPFSDFSEQLLHIIRTEMPFKTSMSLRIANLFLKIRDGYTSAAVSPREVMNFIDKPVLFIHSMEDTFILPRMTEELYELKEGDKMMKLFAKGAHAKSYNDNPDEYLQTVQKFLNRFRLY comes from the coding sequence ATGAAACGTAGAGTAATGTATATTATTGGCATAGTATCAAGTATTATTACAGCGTTTCTAACCATTTTCGGAATTCTTGTCACAAATCGAATGATGTATTTAAAAATAAAAGATTCGGAGTTTATTTTGCAGCGCGAGATGATTGCTAAACGCTTCGATCATCAATGGTTTGAAACCGTAAGAAAAGATAATATTTGGATTCCATCACCTAATGGCTATAACTTACGCGCGATTTTCTTGCGGCCTTTAGATACAACGAGAACGGTGGTTATCTGTCATGGCGTAACGGAAAACAAAGTAAATTCTATCAAATATGCCCGTCTTTTTGAACGTTTAGGATTTAATTCCGTTATTTTTGACCATCGGCGGCATGGTGATTCAGGTGGAAAAACAACAAGTTTTGGTTTTTATGAAAAAATGGATTTAAAAGAAGTCGTGACAGCTGTTCGGAAACGCGTCGGGAAGCGTGCATTGATTGGCATTCATGGGGAATCCATGGGAGCAGCCACTACGCTGTTATATGCAGGTACGTACGAAGATGAAGCAGATTTCTATATATCTGATTGTCCATTTTCAGATTTCTCAGAGCAACTATTGCATATCATTCGCACAGAGATGCCGTTTAAAACTTCCATGAGCTTGCGAATCGCCAATTTATTTTTGAAGATTCGTGATGGCTATACTTCTGCAGCTGTTTCTCCTCGCGAAGTGATGAATTTCATCGATAAGCCCGTATTATTTATACACAGCATGGAAGATACCTTCATCTTGCCGCGAATGACGGAAGAGTTATACGAATTAAAAGAAGGCGATAAAATGATGAAGCTGTTCGCCAAAGGGGCACATGCCAAATCGTACAATGATAATCCCGATGAATACTTACAAACAGTTCAGAAATTTTTAAATCGATTCCGTTTATACTAA
- a CDS encoding hydroxymethylglutaryl-CoA lyase (catalyzes the formation of acetoacetate and acetyl-CoA from 3-hydroxy-3-methylglutaryl-CoA), whose amino-acid sequence MSNSKKIIDQIRKQGRQLVLTPNARGVENALKTDVNSVAVFVGVRNTLNQHTINRSTAESVEMLRPIVNHLKLNHHFVRACISTAFHCPYEGFILPEQTLALCEKFVEIGVDELSVADTEGIANPLANFTLLKKLKIQFPDNLITVYFHDPYKLGLTNIYASLQADVDRFVPLGGLVGCPFVPDATGNVATEDVLYLLPSVEIDTGVVMDNICASVE is encoded by the coding sequence ATGTCTAATTCCAAAAAGATTATAGACCAGATACGCAAACAAGGCAGGCAACTTGTTCTCACGCCGAATGCACGTGGGGTTGAGAATGCCCTAAAAACTGACGTAAATAGTGTAGCAGTCTTTGTAGGTGTAAGGAATACCTTGAATCAACATACTATCAATCGCTCTACTGCAGAGAGCGTGGAGATGCTACGACCGATTGTTAATCACCTCAAATTAAATCATCATTTTGTCAGAGCCTGTATCTCTACAGCATTTCACTGTCCGTATGAAGGATTTATTTTGCCTGAGCAAACTCTGGCCCTTTGCGAAAAGTTTGTCGAGATAGGTGTAGATGAATTAAGTGTGGCAGATACTGAGGGTATAGCAAATCCACTAGCAAATTTTACTCTACTTAAAAAACTAAAAATTCAGTTCCCAGATAATTTGATTACAGTATATTTCCATGATCCCTATAAATTAGGATTAACTAATATTTACGCCTCTTTACAAGCGGATGTTGACCGATTCGTTCCTCTAGGCGGACTTGTCGGTTGTCCTTTTGTACCCGACGCTACAGGGAATGTCGCAACGGAAGACGTGTTATATCTATTGCCATCTGTCGAGATAGATACAGGGGTTGTTATGGATAACATATGTGCTTCAGTAGAATAG
- a CDS encoding YqkE family protein produces the protein MAKKHRKAPSNQKNSTVEDSATSLSDLMSDDMLAKLKGMKQEMKAEEDMKLEQEKEKRIQERKEREKNKSFEELLEEYGYDGTKY, from the coding sequence ATGGCGAAAAAACATCGAAAAGCACCAAGTAACCAAAAGAACAGTACGGTAGAAGATTCAGCAACTTCACTTTCAGATCTAATGAGCGATGATATGTTAGCTAAATTAAAAGGAATGAAGCAGGAAATGAAAGCGGAAGAAGACATGAAATTGGAACAAGAAAAAGAAAAACGTATTCAAGAGCGCAAAGAACGTGAAAAAAATAAAAGCTTTGAAGAATTACTAGAGGAATATGGATATGATGGAACAAAGTATTAA
- a CDS encoding STAS domain-containing protein — MKQIDVKLYEYLLEKLPEITTSWLAMRKVEKNSIYSLSAHPEMEETLREQNKLTNLTVISSLLDDPEIFEKNKMKWAAVVALSRVNSNTPIEEVIKALSKLRITYWHLIEKFQLVNADEIKLEDYMRWSETLNNAFDQIYIDFAETYNEYINSKFDTQQSLINELSTPVIKITDKIGVVPLIGEMDELRARVMLENIPEKCLEADIEHLFIDLSGVTVIDTLVAQQIFQVTKVLSLLGTNCTITGILPAIAQASTELGLDFTNIQTFSSLQLALSKEFLIIEQ, encoded by the coding sequence ATGAAACAGATTGATGTTAAGCTTTATGAGTATTTACTAGAAAAACTTCCTGAAATTACTACTTCTTGGCTAGCGATGAGAAAAGTGGAAAAAAACTCAATTTATTCGCTTAGTGCTCATCCGGAAATGGAAGAAACACTTCGGGAACAAAATAAATTAACGAATTTAACAGTCATTAGCAGTCTACTTGATGATCCGGAGATATTTGAGAAAAATAAAATGAAATGGGCAGCCGTTGTCGCACTCAGCAGAGTAAACAGCAATACCCCCATAGAAGAAGTAATAAAGGCTTTGAGTAAGCTTCGTATAACTTACTGGCACCTCATTGAGAAGTTTCAGCTAGTGAATGCAGATGAGATTAAACTTGAAGATTATATGCGGTGGAGTGAAACGCTTAATAATGCTTTCGATCAGATTTATATTGACTTTGCAGAAACCTATAATGAATATATCAATAGCAAGTTCGATACTCAACAAAGTTTGATTAATGAATTGAGCACACCGGTCATCAAAATTACCGATAAAATTGGAGTAGTACCGCTAATTGGAGAAATGGATGAACTACGGGCACGTGTTATGTTGGAAAATATTCCTGAAAAATGTTTAGAGGCTGACATTGAACATTTATTCATTGATTTATCGGGAGTAACCGTAATTGATACACTGGTAGCCCAACAAATTTTCCAAGTGACAAAAGTGTTATCTTTATTAGGAACGAATTGTACAATAACGGGGATCTTACCGGCTATTGCTCAAGCCTCGACAGAGCTTGGTTTAGATTTTACGAATATCCAAACATTTAGTTCCTTGCAATTAGCATTATCGAAAGAATTTTTAATCATAGAACAGTAA
- the serC gene encoding 3-phosphoserine/phosphohydroxythreonine transaminase has protein sequence MLSNQKSVYNFNAGPSALPREVLEKAQAELVDFKESGMSIMEMSHRSATYEQVHNQAIERLRSLFAIPENYEVLFLQGGASLQFAMVPMNFLAEGKKASYIMSGSWSDKALKEAKTIGEVYEAASTKNMNYNRVPSSEEMTFEDTDAYVHITSNNTIFGTQFHDFPSTGNVPLIADMSSDILSRPVDVSKFGMIYAGAQKNLGPSGVTVAIIRKDLLDHANSGIPAILKYSTHSSSNSLYNTPPSFGIYMLGEVLDWMQQQGGLEKIAKRNEEKANLIYDVIDNSNGFYTGHAEKDSRSSMNITFRVADEDLEKQFLQEAKEAGFVGLNGHRSVGGCRASAYNAVPVEACQALQKFMLDFQEKHK, from the coding sequence TTGTTGAGTAATCAAAAATCTGTCTATAATTTTAACGCGGGTCCATCCGCTCTTCCACGCGAAGTTCTAGAAAAAGCACAAGCTGAACTAGTGGATTTCAAAGAATCAGGAATGTCTATTATGGAAATGAGTCACCGCAGTGCTACTTATGAACAAGTACATAATCAAGCAATTGAACGTTTGCGTTCGTTATTCGCAATACCTGAAAACTATGAAGTTCTATTCCTGCAAGGTGGTGCCAGTTTACAATTTGCGATGGTACCAATGAACTTTTTAGCCGAAGGTAAAAAAGCGAGCTATATCATGTCAGGCTCATGGTCAGACAAGGCACTTAAAGAAGCAAAAACTATCGGTGAAGTATACGAAGCAGCTTCTACAAAAAATATGAATTATAATCGCGTCCCATCTTCTGAAGAAATGACATTTGAAGATACGGATGCATACGTGCATATTACGTCGAATAATACCATTTTCGGCACACAATTCCATGATTTCCCTTCTACAGGAAATGTTCCGTTGATCGCAGATATGTCAAGTGATATTCTGTCAAGACCAGTTGATGTCAGTAAGTTCGGTATGATCTACGCTGGTGCACAAAAAAACTTAGGTCCTTCAGGGGTTACAGTTGCGATTATTCGCAAAGACTTGTTGGATCATGCGAATAGCGGAATTCCAGCTATTTTGAAGTATAGTACACATTCGTCAAGTAACTCTTTATATAACACACCACCATCTTTCGGCATTTATATGTTGGGTGAAGTTCTGGATTGGATGCAACAACAAGGCGGCTTGGAAAAGATCGCAAAGCGCAATGAAGAAAAAGCGAACTTGATCTATGACGTGATAGACAACAGCAATGGCTTCTATACAGGACATGCTGAAAAAGACAGTCGTTCATCTATGAACATCACGTTCCGTGTAGCGGATGAAGACTTAGAAAAACAATTCTTGCAAGAAGCCAAAGAGGCTGGATTCGTCGGTCTGAACGGCCATCGTTCCGTAGGCGGATGTCGTGCATCTGCTTATAACGCAGTACCAGTTGAAGCATGTCAGGCCTTGCAGAAATTCATGCTCGACTTCCAAGAAAAACATAAATAA
- a CDS encoding neutral zinc metallopeptidase, with product MKTDGRRKSSNVEDRRGKGGGGAIALGGGGLGIVGIILFLILGGNPTDLLDNSSAVPDQPYVETEQDKELADFVSVVLADTEDIWSELFAQQGIQYENPTLVLYSGQVDTACGYGSAAAGPFYCPGDQKLYIDLAFYNELQSTFKAPGDFAMAYVVAHEVGHHVQTLLGISDQVMPLRQKMSEEEFNKYLVRFELQADYFAGVWAHHAKGRGYLEQGDLQEAITAAGAVGDDTIQKRARGYVVPESFTHGTAKQRIYWFEHGFELGTIDGGDTFNQTEK from the coding sequence GTGAAAACAGATGGACGCAGAAAAAGTTCAAATGTAGAAGATCGAAGAGGGAAGGGAGGCGGAGGTGCGATCGCATTAGGCGGTGGTGGTCTTGGAATTGTCGGTATTATATTATTTCTTATTTTAGGCGGAAATCCAACTGATTTATTAGATAATAGCTCAGCAGTACCCGATCAGCCGTATGTGGAAACTGAACAAGACAAAGAATTGGCAGACTTTGTTTCGGTTGTTCTTGCGGATACAGAAGATATTTGGTCTGAGTTATTTGCTCAACAAGGAATTCAGTATGAGAACCCAACACTAGTTCTTTATTCAGGACAAGTGGATACAGCCTGTGGATACGGAAGTGCAGCTGCAGGACCGTTTTATTGTCCGGGTGACCAAAAATTATATATTGACTTAGCATTTTATAATGAGTTACAGAGTACATTTAAAGCGCCTGGCGATTTTGCAATGGCCTATGTAGTAGCGCACGAAGTAGGGCATCACGTGCAAACGCTACTTGGTATTTCAGATCAAGTTATGCCACTTCGTCAAAAGATGAGTGAAGAGGAATTTAACAAATATTTAGTGAGATTCGAGTTACAGGCAGATTACTTTGCGGGTGTATGGGCTCATCATGCAAAAGGTCGCGGGTACTTGGAGCAAGGAGATTTACAGGAAGCGATTACTGCCGCAGGTGCAGTTGGTGACGACACCATTCAAAAACGTGCAAGAGGGTATGTTGTTCCAGAGAGTTTCACACACGGTACAGCAAAGCAACGAATTTACTGGTTCGAACATGGTTTTGAATTAGGAACGATTGACGGTGGTGACACATTTAATCAAACGGAAAAATAA
- the fdhD gene encoding formate dehydrogenase accessory sulfurtransferase FdhD, with the protein MEQQQQRSIIRFQDGNVFEKEDPVAVEYAITIKLNNKEFATIVCTPEYIEDMTVGFLASEGIVPKWEQIKDIRLDLDNGFIYIDTDKVYPFFEQLQNKRYITSCCGMSRQGFIFANDALTAKKMDSISVQLTPVQIFSLMNQMEEQAEMFRHTGGVHNAALCAPNQLLVSRMDIGRHNALDKIYGHCLKNNISVRDKIIVFSGRISSEILLKVAKIGCEIVLSKSAPTELALSLADDLGITTVGFIRGDSFNVYTHPERIVMDAINCFSTTE; encoded by the coding sequence ATGGAACAGCAACAACAACGATCCATTATTCGATTTCAAGATGGAAATGTCTTTGAAAAAGAAGATCCGGTCGCCGTTGAATATGCAATCACCATTAAACTAAACAACAAAGAATTTGCAACGATTGTATGTACTCCAGAATATATCGAGGATATGACTGTAGGATTCTTGGCTTCAGAAGGAATAGTGCCGAAGTGGGAACAAATCAAAGACATTCGACTTGATCTGGACAATGGCTTTATTTACATTGATACAGACAAAGTCTATCCCTTCTTTGAACAATTGCAAAATAAACGGTATATCACTTCTTGTTGCGGCATGAGCAGACAAGGATTTATCTTTGCCAACGACGCATTGACAGCGAAAAAGATGGACAGCATTTCTGTTCAACTAACGCCTGTACAAATATTTTCCTTGATGAACCAAATGGAAGAACAGGCGGAAATGTTCCGACATACTGGTGGCGTTCATAATGCTGCATTATGTGCGCCTAATCAATTGCTAGTATCTCGGATGGATATCGGTCGTCATAATGCATTAGATAAAATTTATGGTCATTGTTTGAAGAACAATATTTCCGTTCGAGATAAAATCATTGTATTTAGTGGACGAATCTCCTCTGAAATTTTACTTAAGGTCGCTAAAATTGGTTGTGAAATTGTGTTATCCAAATCTGCACCTACTGAATTAGCTTTGAGCTTAGCGGACGATTTGGGAATAACGACTGTCGGATTCATTCGTGGAGATTCTTTTAACGTCTACACACATCCTGAAAGAATTGTCATGGATGCTATTAATTGTTTTTCGACTACTGAATAA
- a CDS encoding DUF2294 domain-containing protein produces the protein MKKIHEFNDIIRKLRKDLFGKGPERIHTIFIDNMVVSTLYGNLTPTEKFIAGTPEGKKMVHRARTSMIQAVYAQKPPEELERLVDAKFLHLFSDFKIDDDIAVSVFLFDRPID, from the coding sequence ATGAAGAAAATTCACGAGTTTAATGATATCATCCGTAAATTACGAAAAGACTTATTTGGCAAAGGTCCCGAAAGAATTCATACAATATTTATTGATAATATGGTAGTTTCTACACTCTACGGTAATTTAACTCCGACAGAGAAGTTTATAGCGGGAACGCCAGAAGGGAAAAAGATGGTCCACCGTGCACGAACAAGCATGATTCAGGCAGTCTATGCACAAAAGCCGCCAGAAGAATTAGAGCGATTAGTCGACGCAAAGTTCCTGCATTTATTCAGCGATTTTAAAATTGATGATGATATTGCAGTTTCAGTATTTTTATTCGATCGACCGATTGACTAA